The following are encoded together in the Clostridium sp. BJN0013 genome:
- a CDS encoding DUF5685 family protein has protein sequence MFGYVTPCKMELKIKDYEKFKAYYCGLCISIKNNIGNIPRISLNYDMTFLALLLDSLECDNQIYMKKRCLFHPANKKIILKDNAPLKYAAFCNISLSYFKVLDDVYDDNSLKSRIMYLCLKRYLSNMPDNFKNIFENIKNKLENLYALEKSSQNISIDVLCHPFGDLTGFILKSYNNCNAARKDLYLLGYNLGKWIYIIDALDDLKKDMQKNKFNAINICFNDKNLCYENFIIEIIPRIDFILGTCAAQCTNIFNKLPIKKNKELIYNILQYGLLDKMDRVFKRGVYKNEKSI, from the coding sequence ATGTTTGGTTATGTAACCCCTTGTAAAATGGAACTTAAAATAAAAGATTATGAAAAATTCAAAGCCTATTATTGTGGATTATGTATATCTATAAAAAATAATATAGGAAATATACCTAGAATTTCTTTGAACTATGATATGACTTTTTTAGCTTTACTTTTGGACTCATTAGAATGTGACAATCAAATTTATATGAAAAAACGATGCTTATTCCATCCTGCAAATAAAAAAATTATTTTAAAAGATAACGCTCCTTTAAAATATGCAGCTTTTTGTAATATATCTCTAAGCTATTTTAAAGTTTTAGATGATGTTTATGATGATAATTCTTTAAAGAGCAGAATAATGTATTTATGCTTAAAAAGATATTTAAGTAATATGCCTGATAACTTTAAAAACATTTTTGAAAATATAAAAAATAAGCTTGAAAATTTATATGCATTAGAAAAAAGTTCCCAAAATATATCTATAGATGTTTTATGCCACCCTTTTGGAGACCTTACAGGATTTATACTAAAATCTTATAATAATTGTAACGCTGCCAGGAAAGACTTGTATTTACTTGGATATAATCTAGGAAAATGGATATATATTATAGACGCATTGGATGACTTAAAAAAAGATATGCAGAAAAATAAATTTAATGCCATAAATATCTGCTTTAATGATAAAAATCTTTGTTATGAAAATTTCATAATAGAAATAATACCTAGAATAGATTTTATTTTAGGAACTTGTGCAGCACAATGCACAAATATTTTTAACAAGCTTCCTATAAAAAAAAATAAAGAATTAATTTATAATATACTACAATATGGACTTTTAGATAAAATGGATAGAGTATTTAAAAGGGGTGTTTACAAAAATGAAAAATCCATATGA
- a CDS encoding class IV adenylate cyclase, with protein sequence MKEYETRIIRIDPKNIRNKLKKVNALKVKMENQINDIYDFEDGFLIKNKGYARIRVVEDLIHNSTHYYMTTKKLLSQGKYKIMEENETEILNMEAGKKILQSLGLKLLQSIKKYRESYKYKHSLIEIDINERAFCPFPYLEIESTNDQEFHEIVNLLGYSLEDTTSETIYQILDKNKKR encoded by the coding sequence ATGAAGGAATATGAAACACGGATAATACGAATAGATCCTAAGAATATAAGAAATAAACTAAAAAAGGTTAATGCTTTAAAAGTTAAAATGGAAAATCAGATAAATGACATATATGATTTTGAAGATGGATTCTTAATAAAAAATAAAGGGTATGCTAGAATAAGAGTTGTAGAAGATCTAATACATAATTCTACTCATTATTATATGACTACTAAAAAACTTTTGAGTCAGGGAAAATATAAAATAATGGAAGAAAATGAAACAGAAATATTAAATATGGAAGCAGGCAAAAAAATTCTTCAATCATTAGGATTAAAATTATTACAATCTATAAAAAAATATAGAGAAAGTTATAAATACAAACATAGTTTAATTGAAATAGATATAAATGAAAGAGCTTTCTGTCCATTTCCCTATTTAGAAATAGAATCGACAAATGACCAGGAGTTTCATGAAATAGTAAATTTACTTGGTTATTCTTTAGAAGACACTACCTCAGAAACTATATATCAAATATTGGATAAAAATAAAAAAAGATAG
- the fba gene encoding class II fructose-1,6-bisphosphate aldolase: protein MALVTTKKMFEKAYKRHYSIGAFNINNMEIIQGVVNGAKAKNSAVILQCSASAMKYAGPKYLKAMVDAAVEDTGIDIALHLDHGPDFETVKLCIETGFTSVMFDGSHLDYEDNVSQTKQVVDYSHSHGVVVEAELGVLAGIEDEVSASDHIYTDPEQAVDFVNRTGVDSLAIAIGTSHGAFKFPPNFKPKLRFDILEKIQENLPNFPIVLHGASAVDPKAVETCNKYGGNIADAKGIPIDMLRKASSMAVCKINMDTDLRLSMTAAIRKTFGDSPKVFDPRKYLGAGRDAIQKVVEDKIDNVLGSANSLEELI from the coding sequence ATGGCATTAGTTACTACTAAAAAAATGTTTGAAAAGGCTTACAAAAGACATTACTCAATAGGTGCATTTAACATCAACAATATGGAAATAATTCAAGGGGTGGTAAATGGAGCTAAAGCTAAAAATTCTGCTGTTATTCTGCAATGTTCAGCAAGTGCAATGAAATATGCAGGACCAAAATACTTAAAAGCTATGGTAGATGCTGCTGTAGAGGATACTGGAATAGATATTGCCCTCCATTTAGATCATGGTCCAGATTTTGAAACTGTAAAATTATGTATAGAAACAGGCTTTACCTCTGTTATGTTTGACGGTTCACATTTAGACTATGAAGACAACGTATCTCAAACCAAACAAGTAGTAGACTATTCTCATTCTCACGGGGTAGTAGTAGAAGCAGAACTTGGTGTACTTGCAGGAATTGAAGATGAAGTATCTGCTTCAGATCATATATATACGGATCCAGAACAAGCTGTAGACTTTGTAAATAGAACGGGTGTAGATTCTCTAGCTATAGCCATAGGAACATCCCACGGAGCTTTTAAGTTCCCTCCAAACTTCAAACCTAAATTAAGATTTGATATATTAGAAAAAATACAGGAAAACCTTCCAAACTTTCCCATTGTTCTCCATGGAGCTTCAGCTGTAGATCCTAAAGCCGTGGAAACTTGTAATAAATATGGCGGAAACATAGCTGATGCCAAAGGAATCCCTATAGATATGCTTAGAAAAGCTTCTAGTATGGCTGTATGTAAAATAAATATGGATACAGACCTTAGGTTGAGCATGACTGCTGCTATAAGAAAAACTTTTGGAGATAGTCCAAAGGTTTTCGATCCAAGAAAATATTTAGGTGCTGGAAGAGATGCTATTCAAAAAGTTGTTGAAGATAAAATAGATAATGTTTTAGGATCAGCTAATTCCTTAGAAGAACTTATCTAG
- a CDS encoding DUF4363 family protein → MKNTIISFSIFILMLFSIIFSIKYLNNTCIKLQNLNVKIEQAIQANDWEESYKNSEHLMAEWKKYSSKLSIFSNHHEIDDINNELWKLLHHITYKNKEEALISIDIIKNSIYSILHIQQLNIENLF, encoded by the coding sequence ATGAAAAATACAATAATATCTTTCTCCATATTTATTTTAATGCTATTTTCTATAATATTCTCAATAAAATATTTAAATAACACCTGTATAAAATTACAAAATTTAAATGTTAAAATAGAGCAAGCTATTCAAGCAAATGACTGGGAGGAATCTTATAAAAATTCTGAACATCTTATGGCAGAATGGAAAAAATATTCATCAAAGTTATCTATCTTTTCAAACCATCATGAAATTGATGACATTAATAATGAGCTGTGGAAACTTCTTCATCATATAACATATAAAAACAAGGAAGAAGCCTTAATATCCATAGATATAATAAAAAATTCAATTTACAGCATACTTCATATTCAACAATTAAATATAGAAAATTTATTCTAA
- a CDS encoding DUF421 domain-containing protein, translating to MFTILFRTIILYLLVVISMRLMGKKQIGEMEPFELSIAIMISELASLPMQDTRVSITHGIIPIITLLMLQTLMGLCQLKSEKMRLIFSGKPSILIEKGKLNLKELKNEKFNMNDLIEELRMQGYYNLADVEYAILETSGQLSVIPKTESTPVTRADLKIKSTQDTLPITLVLDGKINLKNLIKANKTEDWLYNMLKKNSISSTKDILIALLDSKGKFYYQLKEKSS from the coding sequence ATGTTTACAATACTTTTTAGAACTATTATCTTATATTTACTGGTAGTTATATCTATGCGGCTTATGGGTAAAAAACAAATAGGTGAAATGGAGCCTTTTGAACTATCTATAGCAATAATGATATCAGAATTGGCCTCTCTTCCAATGCAAGATACCAGGGTGTCCATAACTCATGGCATAATACCTATAATAACACTCTTAATGCTACAAACTTTAATGGGCTTATGCCAGTTAAAAAGTGAAAAAATGAGATTAATTTTTAGTGGAAAACCCAGTATATTAATTGAGAAAGGTAAGTTAAACTTAAAAGAATTAAAAAACGAAAAATTTAATATGAATGATTTAATAGAAGAATTGAGAATGCAAGGATATTATAATTTAGCTGATGTGGAATATGCAATACTGGAAACCAGCGGACAACTCTCAGTTATACCTAAAACAGAATCTACCCCTGTAACCAGAGCAGACCTAAAAATAAAATCTACTCAGGATACTTTACCTATAACCCTAGTATTAGATGGAAAAATAAATTTAAAAAATTTGATCAAGGCAAACAAAACTGAAGATTGGCTATATAATATGCTGAAAAAAAATAGTATATCTTCTACAAAGGATATATTAATAGCTCTTCTAGATTCAAAGGGAAAGTTTTATTATCAATTAAAAGAAAAAAGTAGCTAG
- a CDS encoding nucleoside kinase, which produces MLKLKLNGKDISVPFGTSLYKIFKDNYDICHIPIVLAKVNGKYYEFTNSLKESGIFETVDIKDPLGNKTYIRTLQFVLIKAVYDLFPRAKVIIEHSLSKGIFGEIHKSTPLSREDIKLIKSKMNEIIRKDICIRKIEIKKEEAIEIFKSYNMEDKIMLLNHINAEKVKLYELDGRYDYFYGSMAFSTGILKLYDIMYYEPGFILRYPVESDPYNLPEFLEYKKLSNIFYETKQWDNILDVGNVGSLNDKVESNEIVDMIRVAEALHEKKIAYIADMVSARKEVKVVLIAGPSSSGKTTFAKRLSIQLRVNGIKPVPISLDDYFVDREHTPRDENGNYDFESIYSLDLKLFNKHLEFLLKGEEIEIPSFNFKKGARVWNGKRVRLPQNGVIIIEGIHGLNEILTSSIAAKNKFKIYISALTQLNVDNHNRIATTDVRIIRRIVRDSFYRSFSGEDTLKMWPSIRRGEEKNIFVFQENADVMFNSTLVYELCVLKNYALEELIKINSSSPVYYEALRLKSFLHFFKPVDLKFVPDNSILREFIGGSCFYS; this is translated from the coding sequence ATGTTAAAATTAAAATTAAATGGTAAAGATATATCAGTTCCATTTGGAACTAGTCTATATAAAATATTTAAAGATAATTATGATATTTGTCATATACCTATAGTATTAGCTAAAGTAAATGGAAAATATTACGAATTTACCAATTCCTTGAAGGAATCTGGGATATTTGAAACTGTGGATATAAAGGATCCATTGGGTAACAAGACCTACATAAGGACACTTCAGTTTGTACTTATTAAGGCTGTATACGATTTATTCCCAAGGGCTAAGGTAATTATAGAACATTCATTAAGTAAAGGTATATTTGGAGAGATTCATAAAAGCACACCGCTTTCTAGGGAAGATATAAAACTTATAAAGAGTAAAATGAATGAAATAATAAGAAAAGATATATGTATAAGAAAAATAGAGATAAAAAAAGAGGAAGCTATAGAAATTTTTAAGAGCTATAACATGGAAGATAAAATAATGCTTTTAAATCACATAAATGCAGAAAAAGTAAAATTATATGAATTGGATGGAAGGTATGATTATTTTTATGGCTCCATGGCATTTTCTACAGGGATATTAAAACTATATGATATTATGTATTATGAGCCAGGATTTATACTTAGATATCCTGTAGAATCAGATCCCTATAATCTACCTGAATTTTTGGAATATAAAAAATTGAGTAATATATTTTATGAAACAAAGCAGTGGGATAATATACTAGATGTAGGGAATGTAGGTTCCCTAAATGATAAAGTAGAAAGCAACGAAATTGTAGATATGATAAGAGTAGCTGAGGCACTTCACGAGAAAAAAATTGCATATATAGCAGATATGGTATCTGCAAGAAAAGAGGTAAAAGTTGTATTAATTGCAGGTCCAAGTTCTTCGGGAAAAACTACTTTTGCAAAAAGGCTTTCAATACAATTAAGAGTAAATGGAATTAAGCCAGTTCCAATTTCCTTGGATGATTATTTTGTAGATAGGGAGCATACACCCAGAGATGAAAATGGAAATTATGATTTTGAATCTATATATTCTCTAGACTTGAAACTCTTTAATAAACATCTAGAATTTCTCTTGAAGGGAGAAGAAATTGAAATTCCTTCTTTTAATTTCAAGAAAGGTGCGAGGGTATGGAATGGCAAGCGAGTGAGGCTTCCACAAAATGGAGTGATTATAATTGAAGGAATACATGGGCTAAATGAAATATTAACTTCTTCAATAGCAGCAAAAAACAAGTTTAAAATATATATAAGTGCTCTTACACAATTAAATGTGGACAATCACAATAGGATAGCTACTACGGATGTGAGAATAATAAGAAGAATAGTTAGAGATTCTTTTTATAGATCATTTAGTGGAGAAGATACTTTGAAGATGTGGCCTTCTATAAGAAGAGGAGAAGAAAAAAATATATTTGTGTTTCAGGAAAATGCGGATGTTATGTTTAATTCTACACTAGTATATGAACTCTGTGTCCTAAAAAATTATGCACTGGAAGAATTAATAAAAATAAACAGTTCCAGTCCTGTATATTATGAAGCATTGAGACTTAAAAGCTTTTTGCACTTTTTTAAACCTGTAGATTTAAAATTTGTTCCTGATAATTCCATTTTAAGAGAATTTATAGGAGGCAGTTGTTTTTATAGTTAA
- a CDS encoding acetyl-CoA hydrolase/transferase family protein has protein sequence MVFKNWEDLYKSKVVSADEAVSKVNCGDRVVFGNACEATLFLLDALARNKEKYRSVELYNMIPMTKNEPYVQEGLEKYIHYNSLFAGGGTREALSSGRADYIPCFFHEMPRLFKENYIPVDVSLIKVSKPDRHGFCSYGVSTDYIKAATENAKLVIAEVNENMPRVLGDNFIHISDIDYIVENSDPIAELKPPKISDVEKTIGRYCASLIEDGSTLQLGIGAIPDAVLLFLKDKRDLGIHSEMISDGVVELVEAGVITNKKKALHPGKIIVTFLMGTRRLYDFVDNNPMVEAYPVDYVNDPKVVMKNSKLVCINSCVEIDLMGQVCAESVGMRQISGVGGQVDFMRGASMADGGKSILAITSTAGGGKVSRIVPFLSKGAAITTSRNDVQYVITEYGIASLKGKTLKQRAKELIKVAHPKFRDELKDEFERRFKCKY, from the coding sequence ATGGTTTTTAAAAATTGGGAAGATTTATACAAAAGTAAAGTTGTTAGTGCAGATGAAGCTGTATCTAAAGTAAACTGTGGAGATAGGGTAGTTTTTGGTAATGCTTGTGAGGCAACATTATTCCTCCTTGATGCACTAGCTAGAAATAAGGAAAAGTATAGAAGTGTAGAGTTATATAATATGATACCTATGACTAAAAATGAGCCATATGTTCAGGAAGGTTTAGAAAAATATATTCATTATAATTCTTTGTTTGCAGGAGGAGGAACAAGAGAAGCTCTAAGTTCGGGTAGAGCAGATTATATTCCATGTTTTTTTCATGAAATGCCAAGGCTATTTAAAGAAAATTATATACCAGTAGATGTATCACTTATTAAAGTAAGTAAACCTGATAGACATGGGTTTTGCAGTTATGGAGTATCCACAGATTACATAAAGGCTGCTACAGAAAATGCTAAACTTGTAATTGCGGAAGTAAATGAAAATATGCCAAGAGTTTTAGGAGACAATTTTATACACATTTCTGATATTGATTACATAGTAGAAAATTCCGATCCAATAGCTGAATTAAAACCTCCTAAAATAAGTGATGTAGAAAAAACAATAGGAAGATATTGTGCATCACTTATAGAAGATGGATCTACACTTCAGCTTGGAATAGGAGCTATACCAGATGCAGTGCTTTTATTTTTAAAGGATAAAAGAGATTTAGGAATACATTCAGAAATGATATCTGATGGTGTTGTGGAATTAGTTGAAGCAGGAGTAATTACAAATAAGAAAAAAGCACTTCATCCAGGAAAAATAATCGTTACCTTCTTAATGGGAACGCGAAGATTATATGATTTTGTTGACAACAATCCTATGGTGGAAGCTTATCCTGTAGATTATGTAAATGATCCTAAAGTGGTTATGAAAAATTCTAAGCTTGTATGTATAAATTCCTGTGTAGAAATAGATTTAATGGGACAAGTATGCGCTGAAAGTGTAGGAATGAGACAGATAAGTGGTGTAGGTGGGCAAGTTGATTTTATGAGAGGAGCTAGTATGGCCGATGGAGGAAAGTCTATTCTTGCTATAACCTCTACTGCAGGAGGAGGTAAAGTTTCAAGAATAGTTCCATTTTTAAGTAAAGGGGCTGCAATTACAACTTCAAGAAATGATGTTCAATATGTTATTACAGAATATGGTATTGCTTCACTTAAAGGTAAAACATTAAAACAAAGAGCTAAGGAGCTTATAAAGGTTGCGCATCCTAAATTTAGAGATGAATTGAAGGATGAGTTTGAAAGAAGATTCAAATGTAAATATTAA
- the pssA gene encoding CDP-diacylglycerol--serine O-phosphatidyltransferase — MAKIAKNSVPNVFTFTNLSCGVMSLMMSFEENYIWAGAFILLACLADRYDGRIARFLKVSSTLGKELDSLADLVSFGVAPSVLVFNIYNFSQLGLLGYLLVLLLPISGAYRLARFNVTDFDGEFSGIPITFTGMFISLYCLLTLNHPLPSEITILLIIALSYLMISNYKFKKI, encoded by the coding sequence ATGGCTAAAATAGCAAAAAATTCTGTGCCTAACGTATTCACATTTACTAATCTTAGTTGTGGTGTAATGTCTCTAATGATGTCTTTTGAAGAAAATTATATATGGGCTGGTGCATTTATACTACTTGCATGTTTAGCCGATAGATATGATGGAAGAATTGCCCGATTTTTAAAAGTATCTAGTACTTTAGGTAAAGAATTAGATTCTCTTGCTGATCTGGTTTCGTTTGGTGTAGCCCCTTCAGTACTGGTTTTTAATATTTATAATTTTTCACAATTGGGACTACTAGGATATTTATTAGTGCTATTGTTACCGATATCTGGTGCCTATAGATTGGCAAGATTTAATGTTACTGATTTTGATGGGGAATTTTCAGGTATTCCTATAACTTTCACGGGTATGTTTATATCTCTCTATTGTTTACTTACTTTAAATCACCCCCTTCCTTCTGAAATTACAATTTTACTTATTATAGCACTTTCTTACCTTATGATATCCAATTATAAATTTAAAAAAATTTAA
- a CDS encoding TVP38/TMEM64 family protein, with protein sequence MLRPIVLIIPASLMSIIAGNIFNYYVAVSLSMIGCFGSATIAFFLARFLGRSFVDKYLKGKALKLNRNIEKYGFKIMTVMRLCFVFPYDPLSYSAGLTKIKYRDFILGTLIGIFPEIITYSLMGKHLGSPFSFKFIMPVIILFVIAFISIYTYKKYKNTSVYK encoded by the coding sequence ATGTTAAGGCCTATAGTACTTATAATACCTGCATCTTTGATGTCTATTATTGCAGGAAATATTTTTAATTATTATGTAGCTGTGTCATTAAGTATGATTGGATGTTTTGGTTCAGCTACAATAGCTTTCTTTTTAGCTAGGTTTCTAGGACGTTCATTTGTAGACAAGTATTTAAAAGGTAAGGCTTTAAAATTAAATAGAAATATAGAAAAGTACGGCTTTAAAATTATGACTGTGATGAGATTGTGTTTTGTATTTCCATATGATCCTTTAAGTTATAGTGCAGGACTTACAAAAATTAAATATAGGGATTTTATTTTAGGAACTTTAATAGGGATTTTTCCAGAAATTATAACTTATTCTTTAATGGGAAAGCATCTAGGAAGTCCTTTTTCCTTTAAATTTATAATGCCCGTAATAATTTTATTTGTTATAGCCTTTATTTCAATTTACACATATAAAAAGTATAAAAATACCAGCGTTTATAAGTAA
- a CDS encoding CBS domain-containing protein encodes MKVKNVMTKSVASLTPDDTIEKAAQVMMENNIGSLPVCQQGKIIGILTDRDISIRAMGNKGSNSKIVRDIMSSNPVTASPDMDVQDVSRIMSERQIRRIPVVENDNVVGIVSLGDLAVNPKSNSQAGDALSSISQPDNSQF; translated from the coding sequence ATGAAGGTCAAGAATGTAATGACTAAATCGGTAGCTAGTTTAACTCCTGATGATACTATAGAGAAGGCAGCACAGGTTATGATGGAGAATAATATAGGTTCTCTGCCGGTATGTCAACAAGGAAAAATTATAGGAATTTTAACAGATAGAGATATATCTATAAGAGCTATGGGAAATAAAGGTTCTAATTCTAAAATAGTAAGAGATATTATGTCATCAAATCCAGTAACAGCATCGCCAGATATGGATGTTCAAGATGTTTCTAGAATAATGAGTGAAAGACAAATAAGAAGAATTCCAGTAGTAGAAAATGATAATGTAGTTGGTATAGTATCTTTAGGTGATCTAGCAGTAAATCCTAAATCTAATAGCCAGGCTGGAGATGCTTTAAGCAGTATATCTCAACCAGATAATTCACAATTTTAG